A window from Leptospira meyeri encodes these proteins:
- a CDS encoding SDR family oxidoreductase, with protein MRVLITGGAGYIGTTLIKHISKQFPDWKILTTDIRPLQGLDPITNLEFQTLDISQREEVLKLIQTWKPDSIVHLASILNPPPGMSEAIQHKIDVEGTKNVLDGAISSNTKQVVITSSGAAYGYHKENKEWIEETDPIRGHSSFAYSRHKREIEEILSQYRTKHPELKQLILRPGTILGTTVNNLITDMFRKPFVMGIFGYLSPFVFIWDEDVIQIITKGILEKKEGAFNLAGDGAMTLKEISSMIGKRYIAIPAFLLQSALFILRLLHLTQYGPDQIDFLRYRPVLSNKQLKTVFGYTPKFTSKETFILYLKAKGVPYYET; from the coding sequence TTGAGGGTTTTAATCACTGGGGGTGCCGGTTATATCGGCACTACGCTCATCAAACATATTTCAAAACAATTTCCCGACTGGAAAATTCTTACTACAGATATCAGGCCACTCCAAGGTTTGGATCCAATTACAAATTTGGAATTTCAAACTTTAGACATTAGCCAAAGAGAGGAGGTTCTTAAATTAATCCAAACATGGAAACCAGATTCCATTGTTCATCTTGCATCTATTCTTAATCCACCTCCAGGAATGAGTGAAGCCATCCAACATAAAATTGATGTCGAAGGCACAAAGAATGTGTTAGATGGTGCTATTTCATCTAATACCAAACAAGTGGTGATCACAAGTTCTGGAGCGGCTTATGGATATCATAAAGAAAACAAAGAATGGATTGAAGAAACAGATCCTATTCGCGGACATTCCTCTTTTGCTTATTCCAGACACAAAAGAGAAATTGAAGAAATACTTTCCCAATACCGTACTAAGCACCCTGAACTGAAACAACTAATATTAAGACCAGGGACCATTTTAGGAACCACAGTGAATAACCTAATCACTGATATGTTCCGAAAACCATTTGTTATGGGTATTTTTGGATATTTAAGTCCGTTTGTCTTCATTTGGGACGAAGACGTCATCCAAATCATCACCAAAGGGATTCTTGAAAAAAAAGAAGGTGCATTTAATCTTGCAGGTGATGGGGCAATGACTCTCAAAGAAATTAGTTCTATGATCGGGAAAAGATACATTGCCATTCCTGCCTTTTTATTACAATCTGCTCTGTTTATATTAAGGTTATTACATCTCACACAATATGGCCCGGATCAAATTGATTTTTTGCGTTACCGGCCCGTTTTATCTAACAAACAGCTAAAAACTGTCTTTGGATATACACCAAAATTCACATCGAAAGAAACTTTCATTTTATATTTAAAAGCCAAAGGAGTCCCTTACTATGAAACTTAA
- a CDS encoding MFS transporter, which yields MNTKQEYNQGQIVRFLMASFLGFLAGHLTNYSVILYAQDVWNADALAGIGFGLCFGVPLVLGWFAGAWCDSYSPQKLAQAAHLSFLIALGLLHFSSQLEGQISIALYLFGAAFVGMGWSVLAPARMSLLGRLAGNRQVNLAVVFNILVMLGFGAAPPILAFCRKIHSWEMVHLTGITLFLIAMVLLLGIKTDGLGKSSSAWDRILRGVSYAKNHPLLKQTLLFSIVIYCSMGPVQVMMPRFAKGVLELGELERGFFLGGLALALLLGGGVSLKLAKKVGYGKMIFLAGLFCGLGFLGIGFSTIVWVSVLFLFISGFGAGASISLIVAILQSEVTTEYRGRLVSLYTITSQVVPAVSGLLSGLLLVKVSITAAVISAGAIITFVVVLSFIRLNTLRNYKV from the coding sequence ATGAATACAAAACAAGAATACAACCAAGGACAAATTGTTCGATTTTTGATGGCTTCATTTTTGGGATTTTTAGCCGGACATCTAACAAACTACAGTGTTATTTTATATGCGCAAGATGTTTGGAATGCTGATGCGCTAGCTGGAATTGGATTTGGATTATGTTTTGGCGTTCCCCTTGTCCTTGGTTGGTTTGCAGGCGCCTGGTGTGACTCCTATTCTCCACAGAAATTAGCGCAGGCTGCCCATCTTTCCTTTTTAATTGCTTTGGGATTGTTACATTTCTCATCGCAATTGGAAGGCCAAATTTCAATCGCTTTATACTTGTTTGGTGCTGCATTTGTTGGTATGGGTTGGTCAGTGCTTGCTCCTGCTCGGATGTCGCTTTTGGGAAGGCTTGCCGGTAACCGCCAGGTAAATTTGGCAGTCGTTTTTAATATTTTAGTAATGCTTGGATTTGGAGCAGCGCCCCCTATCTTAGCCTTTTGTCGAAAAATCCATTCCTGGGAAATGGTTCACCTAACTGGAATTACTTTATTTTTAATTGCAATGGTTCTTCTTTTGGGAATTAAAACAGATGGCCTCGGAAAGTCATCTTCTGCATGGGATCGAATTTTAAGAGGAGTATCTTACGCTAAAAATCACCCTCTTCTCAAACAAACCTTACTCTTTTCTATTGTTATCTATTGTTCGATGGGGCCTGTACAAGTGATGATGCCCCGGTTTGCCAAAGGAGTTTTGGAACTTGGGGAATTAGAGCGTGGTTTCTTTTTAGGAGGACTTGCTCTTGCTCTATTACTTGGCGGGGGAGTTTCTTTGAAACTAGCTAAAAAAGTTGGTTATGGGAAGATGATTTTCCTTGCAGGACTTTTTTGTGGATTGGGTTTTTTAGGAATAGGATTTAGCACGATCGTATGGGTTTCTGTTTTGTTTTTGTTCATAAGCGGATTCGGTGCTGGTGCAAGCATTAGCCTTATCGTTGCCATTCTTCAATCAGAAGTTACCACTGAGTATAGAGGTAGGCTTGTTAGCCTATATACAATTACAAGCCAAGTAGTTCCTGCGGTATCCGGATTATTGTCGGGACTATTACTTGTAAAAGTTTCGATTACGGCTGCTGTCATTTCTGCAGGAGCCATAATCACTTTCGTTGTAGTTTTAAGCTTTATCCGATTAAACACACTCAGAAATTATAAAGTTTAA
- a CDS encoding DUF2804 domain-containing protein — protein MFQLKPQLVSILGIIFLSFCIFNCSNAKLEPGQIVDQHGKTIILIPEPGPEPTIQKEIKSPISLLLADGKLNISGWSRYPYFQIEESHIKVDPKRYKRWEHYTFYNEKFGGAVTVTDIGNLAMGSIELLDFSTGKIIFSKTELVRPGEIFFPTNTIDPIEFKKGDQFIRITKLKGKRLIEYSIIGDSKSEVILGSLELEEKASEALAVITPFSESTFFYEYKMPSLLCKGSIQYNNTTYEFDNKSYAVLDWGRGTWPEKNKWLWAAGAGLVQGELLSLNLGYGFGTPTEATENGIVYKGKVHKLDKVTWKYDVTDYKKPWKFISNEGRLELEFTPVYLLHSDIDLMGMIGFLKQLYQNFTFSEILELLKTEAYLNKAFGHYNGYVVLDNGTKLEVKDIAGFAEQMYQQW, from the coding sequence ATGTTTCAATTGAAACCACAACTGGTAAGTATCTTAGGAATAATATTCCTTAGTTTCTGTATATTCAATTGTTCTAATGCAAAGTTAGAACCTGGTCAAATTGTAGACCAACACGGGAAAACAATCATTCTGATTCCTGAACCCGGACCAGAACCCACCATTCAGAAAGAAATTAAAAGTCCAATTTCTCTTTTGTTAGCTGATGGAAAACTAAATATATCTGGTTGGTCGAGATATCCATATTTTCAAATTGAAGAATCTCATATTAAAGTGGATCCAAAACGCTACAAACGATGGGAACATTATACGTTCTATAATGAAAAATTTGGTGGAGCTGTTACAGTAACCGACATTGGTAATTTGGCCATGGGAAGTATTGAACTTTTAGATTTTTCAACAGGAAAAATTATTTTTTCCAAAACAGAATTAGTGAGACCAGGTGAGATTTTTTTCCCAACTAATACGATCGATCCAATTGAATTCAAAAAAGGAGATCAGTTCATTCGGATTACAAAATTAAAAGGAAAAAGACTTATTGAATACTCTATCATCGGTGATTCAAAATCAGAGGTTATTTTAGGTAGTTTGGAATTAGAAGAAAAAGCTTCAGAGGCACTAGCTGTCATTACTCCTTTTTCGGAATCTACATTTTTTTATGAATATAAAATGCCTAGTTTGCTTTGCAAAGGTTCCATTCAATACAACAATACAACCTATGAATTTGATAATAAAAGTTATGCTGTCTTGGATTGGGGAAGAGGAACTTGGCCTGAAAAAAACAAATGGTTATGGGCCGCAGGTGCTGGCCTTGTCCAAGGGGAATTACTCAGTTTGAATTTGGGTTATGGATTTGGAACTCCAACAGAAGCCACAGAGAATGGAATTGTATACAAAGGAAAGGTTCATAAATTAGATAAAGTCACTTGGAAATACGATGTAACCGATTATAAAAAACCTTGGAAATTTATTAGTAATGAAGGACGACTTGAATTAGAATTTACACCGGTGTATCTCCTACATTCGGACATTGATTTAATGGGAATGATTGGATTCTTGAAACAATTGTACCAAAATTTTACTTTCTCCGAAATTCTAGAGTTATTGAAAACGGAAGCATATTTGAATAAAGCATTTGGGCATTATAACGGTTATGTGGTTCTTGACAACGGTACAAAATTAGAAGTGAAAGACATTGCTGGTTTTGCTGAACAAATGTACCAACAATGGTGA
- a CDS encoding methyl-accepting chemotaxis protein gives MMSIEVLWQNGKETVNRIRIVLFFIFFTALLGTKDSMPPAMFLIHLSGTIIMGVYASVCFLWLRYGNPPEWFHKLLIILDIGIHLINTSIDCSMGPIEAKSALNNTAVLLVVYFYLIYSGFLGNPWFVLLNGFFAGLGVFLSYYVSVTYGGLIPTEDPILYIQTGYVGTSAEIVKGIFIIVSGVLLSRLIALLIRISDKGIEKAKESEELLQKSIQQKKLLQNAAKNLESSIHHCGDYISQTAERLESQAASLEQVTAINTELFSSFESNAKIINNQNIKITDLFSGSNDLNQLVVTISDINQELILLATENKKETTEIASVSKRTSEYLTSIKSSFDKVDEINQIVAEIGEKTNLLALNASIEAARAGDVGRGFAVVASEVSKLAYFTATNAKIISEVVENSRKFILYGSEVSMQTGNLTTNQIQKLEKTMERVSYMHELFEKQKTIIFDTLGRLNEINDLSSQILFSTKEQISGQTEVNRGILALEDEVNQISNASRNLEQYVEQIRFQSQELLTLSES, from the coding sequence ATGATGAGCATTGAAGTTCTTTGGCAGAATGGAAAAGAAACAGTCAATCGAATTCGTATTGTTTTGTTTTTTATCTTTTTTACCGCATTGTTAGGAACAAAAGATAGTATGCCTCCCGCTATGTTTTTGATCCATTTGTCTGGAACAATCATTATGGGAGTTTATGCTTCAGTTTGTTTTTTATGGCTTCGATATGGTAATCCTCCAGAGTGGTTCCATAAGTTGTTAATTATTTTAGATATAGGCATTCATTTAATTAATACATCAATTGATTGCAGCATGGGACCCATTGAAGCAAAGTCTGCATTGAACAATACAGCAGTTTTACTCGTTGTTTATTTTTATTTAATTTATTCCGGATTTCTAGGAAATCCATGGTTTGTTTTATTGAATGGATTTTTTGCTGGATTGGGTGTGTTCCTTTCTTATTATGTTTCCGTAACATATGGTGGATTGATTCCAACAGAAGATCCTATATTATATATTCAAACTGGATATGTAGGTACTTCTGCAGAAATTGTTAAAGGAATTTTTATTATCGTGAGTGGAGTTTTACTTTCAAGACTCATTGCTCTTTTGATTCGTATCAGCGACAAAGGAATTGAAAAAGCAAAAGAATCCGAAGAATTATTACAAAAGTCTATCCAACAAAAAAAACTTTTACAAAATGCGGCAAAAAATTTAGAATCTTCTATTCATCATTGTGGAGATTATATTTCACAAACTGCTGAAAGATTAGAATCGCAAGCAGCCTCTTTAGAACAAGTGACTGCTATCAACACGGAACTCTTTTCTTCATTTGAGTCCAATGCAAAGATCATCAATAACCAAAACATTAAAATTACTGATTTATTTTCAGGTTCGAATGATTTAAATCAACTTGTTGTTACCATCAGTGATATTAATCAGGAATTGATTTTGTTAGCGACTGAAAACAAAAAAGAAACAACCGAAATTGCAAGTGTTTCAAAACGGACCAGTGAATACCTAACTTCAATAAAATCTTCTTTTGATAAAGTAGATGAAATCAATCAGATCGTAGCAGAGATAGGTGAAAAAACAAACTTACTTGCACTTAATGCTTCGATAGAAGCTGCGCGGGCTGGAGATGTAGGAAGAGGATTCGCAGTAGTCGCAAGCGAAGTAAGCAAACTTGCGTACTTCACTGCCACAAATGCAAAAATCATTTCTGAGGTAGTAGAAAATTCCAGAAAGTTTATTCTTTATGGGTCTGAAGTTTCTATGCAAACTGGGAATTTAACTACAAATCAAATTCAAAAATTAGAAAAAACAATGGAACGTGTAAGTTATATGCACGAACTTTTTGAAAAACAAAAAACAATTATTTTTGATACCCTAGGTCGTCTGAATGAAATCAATGATTTGTCCTCTCAAATTTTATTTAGCACAAAAGAACAAATTTCAGGACAAACTGAAGTCAATCGAGGGATTCTTGCCTTAGAAGATGAGGTGAATCAAATTTCGAATGCTTCCAGAAATTTGGAGCAATACGTAGAACAAATTAGGTTTCAATCGCAAGAGTTATTGACTTTGAGTGAATCTTAA
- a CDS encoding enoyl-CoA hydratase/isomerase family protein: protein MYKSWNVEIEDRIATVRLQTNDLNVMDMDSLFELKSLSKELENNNKVWAIILEGAGKHFSSGVNIELLNKAAEIKAEEFKTHMREMQSCFTTFENISKPTIAKIQGFCMGGGFMLAQCCDFRIASEKSVFSVPLVKLGLTVLMGTNRITRNAGIAATNEIVMLGDKFNSEKALQYNLVTKVVPPESLDDTVSQFVNKFKSLPPQTISITKQIIKQGDKIPLDQSLELEIDLQSKLLGSSDLKEALESFANHRKPVFTGN from the coding sequence ATGTATAAATCTTGGAATGTAGAAATTGAGGATAGAATTGCGACAGTCAGATTACAAACCAATGATTTGAATGTGATGGATATGGATTCTCTTTTTGAACTAAAAAGTTTGAGTAAAGAATTAGAGAACAACAATAAAGTTTGGGCCATCATTTTAGAAGGTGCAGGCAAACACTTTTCATCTGGAGTGAATATTGAGCTTTTAAACAAAGCAGCTGAAATCAAAGCAGAAGAATTTAAAACGCATATGCGCGAGATGCAAAGTTGTTTTACAACATTTGAAAATATTTCTAAACCTACAATTGCAAAAATACAAGGATTTTGTATGGGTGGTGGTTTTATGTTGGCTCAATGTTGCGACTTTCGAATTGCCAGCGAAAAATCTGTATTCTCAGTTCCCCTTGTAAAATTAGGATTAACCGTTCTTATGGGAACGAATCGGATCACTCGAAATGCAGGAATTGCAGCCACAAATGAAATTGTAATGTTAGGTGATAAATTCAATTCGGAAAAAGCTCTACAATACAATTTAGTTACCAAAGTAGTTCCTCCTGAGAGTTTGGATGATACAGTATCTCAGTTTGTAAATAAATTCAAATCATTGCCTCCACAAACCATTTCTATTACCAAACAGATTATCAAACAAGGAGACAAAATCCCTTTGGATCAAAGTTTAGAACTAGAGATTGACTTACAATCAAAGTTGTTAGGATCATCAGACTTAAAAGAAGCTTTGGAAAGTTTCGCTAATCATCGTAAACCAGTTTTTACCGGAAATTAA
- a CDS encoding AMP-dependent synthetase/ligase: MKVPKLEKRTLYYLLQEGKRLYGSLPAQSFKDHKKEYQDISYNVFVSNVENISKGLLYLNAKAGDRIGIIADVGHQWLQVSMAITNIGCVDVPRGTDATLDDIGYILNHAECKIVFIETEKALQKFLPELKKLKIETIILFGETKSEKTDLAIPILNFSDLKKYGVTIDDENFHKRGKQIQEEDIATIIYTSGTTGKPKGVMLTHGSILFEINSLVAEFRNTGVQVGEGDVTLGFLPPWHSGERIFETICFYSGIKIAFTSVPELGKDLAKTKPTILFTVPRVWESFYDKIKDTIHKSGLFKKYFLKILVWNSMNFSLCYDKAFDRIPRLNESKTFLQVLSQIFHLIKLIIYLPLLPISKLVLSKILSVLGGRLRYAFAGAGALQAEVDRFMYAIGMPILEVYGMTENSGVSTIRHYNDFSVGNVGKPIHGVTIKLINEFGKEITKPGIKGVAHHHGFHNMKGYYLEEEKTKAVLTADRWLNSGDLLVYTAQGNLKFAGRAKDTIVLSGGENVEPEPIEICLKQSEFIDQAVVVGQDKKSLSALILLNLDKVQSYLNLQSISLDLNNCIFNEEETILKLIKEEVKRFVSDKNGFKSFERITNIFILQNPFVIHDELTQTQKVKRNRVQEKYHNEIESMYRK, translated from the coding sequence ATGAAAGTTCCTAAACTAGAAAAAAGAACTTTGTATTACTTGTTACAGGAAGGGAAACGCCTTTATGGTTCTCTACCAGCACAAAGTTTTAAAGATCATAAAAAAGAATATCAAGATATTAGTTATAACGTATTTGTTTCAAATGTTGAAAATATTTCAAAGGGTTTGTTATATCTAAATGCTAAAGCGGGGGACCGCATAGGAATTATTGCCGATGTGGGTCATCAATGGCTACAAGTGAGCATGGCGATTACAAATATTGGTTGTGTTGATGTACCTCGCGGGACGGATGCGACACTTGATGATATCGGTTATATTTTAAATCATGCTGAATGTAAAATCGTTTTTATTGAAACAGAAAAAGCTCTGCAAAAGTTTCTTCCAGAATTAAAAAAATTAAAAATAGAAACAATCATTCTATTTGGAGAAACAAAAAGTGAAAAAACTGATTTAGCAATTCCAATCTTAAATTTTTCTGATTTAAAAAAATATGGAGTCACAATAGACGATGAAAATTTCCATAAGAGAGGAAAACAAATTCAGGAAGAAGATATAGCGACTATCATTTATACATCAGGGACAACAGGAAAACCTAAAGGTGTTATGTTGACTCATGGAAGTATTCTTTTTGAAATTAACTCTTTAGTGGCGGAGTTTCGCAATACTGGAGTACAAGTTGGTGAAGGTGATGTTACTTTAGGATTTTTACCACCTTGGCATAGTGGAGAACGAATCTTTGAGACTATTTGTTTTTATTCAGGTATAAAAATTGCATTTACTAGTGTTCCTGAACTTGGAAAAGATTTAGCTAAAACAAAGCCAACTATTTTGTTTACTGTACCTCGTGTTTGGGAAAGTTTTTACGATAAAATCAAAGATACGATTCACAAAAGTGGTTTATTCAAAAAATATTTTCTGAAGATACTCGTTTGGAATTCAATGAATTTTTCTCTTTGTTATGACAAGGCTTTCGATCGAATTCCTCGCCTTAATGAATCCAAAACTTTCCTTCAAGTTTTATCTCAAATTTTCCATTTGATTAAACTTATAATTTATCTTCCGTTACTTCCTATTTCAAAATTAGTGCTTTCTAAAATATTATCCGTATTAGGTGGAAGGTTGCGCTATGCATTTGCCGGTGCAGGAGCCTTGCAAGCGGAAGTGGATCGTTTTATGTATGCGATTGGGATGCCTATATTAGAAGTTTACGGTATGACTGAGAATTCTGGTGTTTCAACTATAAGGCACTATAACGATTTTTCCGTTGGGAATGTAGGAAAACCGATTCATGGAGTGACTATCAAATTAATTAATGAATTTGGAAAAGAAATTACGAAACCAGGAATCAAAGGTGTGGCCCACCATCATGGATTTCATAATATGAAGGGTTATTACCTGGAAGAAGAAAAAACCAAGGCAGTGTTAACAGCTGATCGTTGGTTAAATTCTGGTGATCTACTTGTTTATACTGCACAAGGAAATTTAAAATTTGCTGGTAGAGCAAAGGATACAATTGTTCTTTCTGGTGGAGAGAATGTAGAGCCGGAGCCAATTGAAATTTGTTTGAAACAAAGTGAATTTATAGATCAAGCAGTCGTTGTAGGTCAAGATAAAAAATCATTATCAGCTCTTATCTTATTAAATTTAGATAAAGTGCAATCTTACCTTAACTTACAGTCAATATCTTTGGATTTGAACAATTGTATTTTTAATGAAGAAGAGACTATATTAAAGTTAATAAAAGAGGAAGTAAAACGATTTGTGTCCGATAAAAATGGTTTCAAATCTTTTGAACGAATTACCAATATTTTTATCTTACAAAATCCATTCGTAATCCACGACGAGTTAACTCAAACGCAAAAAGTGAAACGGAATCGAGTACAAGAAAAGTATCATAACGAAATTGAATCGATGTATCGCAAGTAG
- a CDS encoding SDR family NAD(P)-dependent oxidoreductase, translating to MSKVIVISGIAQGMGREVSLMLAAKGYTICGFDIEKKHLDSLSSELTKLNASFHLETLSITESEKILKFKDNVIKKFGTVDTVVSNVGIGFFGPFEEVDLNKALQCFDINVIGCARLLQAFIPSMRKSNKGKLVVMSSLVGQVPFPFESIYSATKFAIEGMVSSLRYEVSPFGIQVAMIQPAQVSTNFAAKAQKLPEKDSPYFERCVRFIDRDNDLIRSATNPQQAAERIVRVIISNRPKLFNQVDFMSTFFLGLNRFLPQKLKDRILLDHMNINV from the coding sequence ATGAGCAAAGTAATTGTTATTAGTGGAATTGCGCAAGGGATGGGTAGAGAAGTTTCTCTCATGTTGGCTGCAAAAGGATATACTATTTGTGGTTTTGATATTGAAAAAAAACACTTGGATAGTTTGTCATCTGAATTAACAAAGTTAAACGCAAGTTTTCATCTAGAAACACTCAGTATTACTGAATCTGAAAAAATCTTGAAGTTTAAAGACAATGTAATAAAAAAATTTGGAACAGTCGATACCGTTGTTTCAAATGTAGGAATTGGTTTTTTTGGTCCTTTTGAAGAGGTAGATTTAAACAAGGCTTTACAATGTTTTGATATCAATGTCATTGGTTGTGCGAGATTACTCCAAGCCTTTATTCCTTCAATGAGAAAGTCGAATAAAGGAAAACTAGTTGTTATGTCTTCGCTAGTAGGACAAGTCCCATTTCCGTTTGAGTCGATTTACTCAGCTACTAAGTTTGCGATTGAAGGGATGGTATCTTCATTGCGTTATGAAGTAAGTCCTTTTGGAATCCAAGTAGCGATGATACAACCTGCGCAAGTGTCTACGAATTTTGCTGCCAAGGCACAAAAGTTACCAGAAAAAGATTCCCCTTATTTTGAGCGATGCGTGCGGTTTATTGATAGAGATAATGATTTAATTCGTTCGGCCACAAATCCACAACAAGCAGCCGAAAGGATTGTAAGAGTTATTATTTCGAACCGACCGAAACTGTTCAACCAAGTTGATTTTATGAGTACTTTCTTTTTGGGACTCAATCGCTTTTTGCCTCAAAAGCTAAAAGATAGAATCTTATTAGATCATATGAACATAAACGTTTAG
- a CDS encoding NAD-dependent epimerase/dehydratase family protein: MKFSGITLITGANGFIGFALLNELAKNPSLKIRVTDLKNDRINLLNNKNIEYIRSDIRNEVDLKKLFSGVDRVFHVAGICNLSTPYETLKPINVNAVEKITDFVLENKVKSYVHFSSSSVYGIYRGTPFKETDFCNPMDAYAKSKYDGEQIVLTKISKGLKAVILRPCTVYGPGCNDGAGKVFSRPGKIVGIPGRGDKKLANVRVEDVSSAAIFLSEKDNVFGEIFNIADDSHPSLGEALDLASIAFGSKINKIHIPLGILKVLAKLEAPIAKLRGKIPDLEFEAIKYLYKDYCMDNQKLKLVGYTIKYPDFKNSILKMQFVS, from the coding sequence ATGAAATTTTCAGGAATAACATTAATCACCGGTGCAAATGGCTTTATTGGCTTTGCACTTTTAAATGAACTCGCAAAAAATCCATCTTTAAAAATTCGTGTTACGGATCTTAAGAATGATCGGATCAATTTGCTAAATAACAAAAATATAGAATACATTCGATCTGATATTCGTAATGAAGTAGACCTAAAAAAACTATTTTCAGGAGTGGATCGTGTATTTCATGTGGCGGGAATTTGTAATCTTAGTACTCCGTATGAAACTTTAAAACCTATCAATGTCAATGCAGTTGAAAAAATCACTGACTTTGTTTTGGAAAATAAAGTAAAATCTTACGTTCACTTTAGTTCCTCTAGTGTGTATGGAATCTATCGTGGAACTCCTTTTAAAGAAACCGATTTCTGTAATCCTATGGATGCTTATGCAAAGAGTAAATATGATGGGGAACAAATTGTATTAACAAAAATTTCAAAAGGATTGAAGGCTGTCATTCTAAGACCGTGCACTGTTTACGGTCCTGGCTGTAATGATGGTGCGGGAAAGGTGTTTTCTCGACCAGGAAAAATTGTAGGGATTCCAGGACGTGGAGACAAAAAACTAGCAAACGTTAGAGTTGAAGATGTTTCCTCAGCTGCCATCTTTTTATCGGAAAAGGATAACGTATTTGGTGAAATTTTCAATATTGCTGACGATAGCCATCCAAGTTTAGGGGAAGCATTGGATCTTGCTTCAATTGCCTTTGGCTCGAAGATTAATAAAATACATATTCCATTAGGTATTCTAAAGGTGTTGGCTAAACTTGAGGCTCCAATAGCAAAGTTAAGGGGAAAGATACCCGACTTAGAATTTGAAGCAATTAAATACTTATATAAAGATTATTGTATGGATAATCAAAAATTAAAATTAGTTGGTTATACCATTAAATACCCTGATTTCAAAAATTCTATTTTAAAAATGCAATTTGTTTCTTAA
- a CDS encoding acyl-CoA dehydrogenase family protein, with protein sequence MNFYFSEEQNRLREAVATYAKIAGADPQRDIEERDSEFSWDVLSALGEKGWTGVIVPEEYGGLGKGAVEYTIIMEETAKELIYGPQNLIQAQQGLLAVGTEEQKQKWLPELAKGKIMAAQAISEPDAGSSFQNIQTTAVRDGNEWVLNGLKVHINLGKEAQLMMVLAKTDKGLTEFLVDKDTKGIRYEKQDPIGLRSAPMYDVYFEDCRIPADTVLGREGRGIETFMAIFKLSRLGVASQLIGIARGCLEHAVSFTKSRKVGENRVSDFQGIQWIIAKLTAELEAAKLARNQAAWLHDQKVNHNLETSIAKYLAGVIADETVNKAFTLTGSHACYRNRPYDRYVREVKSLLAGGGSSEVMLNNVAREILRPSYHY encoded by the coding sequence ATGAATTTTTATTTTTCGGAAGAACAAAATCGATTGCGAGAAGCAGTGGCAACTTATGCAAAAATTGCGGGAGCAGATCCACAAAGAGACATCGAGGAAAGAGACAGTGAATTTTCTTGGGATGTATTAAGTGCGTTAGGTGAGAAAGGATGGACCGGAGTAATTGTTCCAGAGGAGTACGGCGGTTTGGGTAAAGGTGCTGTCGAATACACAATCATTATGGAAGAAACAGCAAAAGAGCTTATTTACGGTCCTCAAAATTTAATCCAAGCACAACAAGGATTGTTAGCCGTGGGAACGGAAGAACAAAAACAGAAATGGTTACCTGAGTTAGCGAAAGGAAAAATAATGGCAGCGCAAGCAATTTCCGAACCAGATGCAGGCTCTTCCTTTCAAAATATTCAAACTACAGCAGTCAGAGATGGTAACGAATGGGTATTAAATGGTCTGAAAGTTCATATCAATTTGGGAAAGGAAGCTCAATTGATGATGGTTTTGGCAAAAACTGACAAGGGTTTAACGGAATTCTTAGTCGATAAAGATACGAAAGGTATTCGTTATGAGAAACAAGATCCTATTGGTTTACGTTCAGCTCCTATGTATGATGTATACTTCGAAGATTGTCGTATTCCTGCTGATACAGTTTTGGGAAGAGAAGGAAGAGGAATTGAAACCTTTATGGCCATCTTCAAACTAAGCCGTTTGGGTGTAGCGTCACAGTTGATTGGAATTGCTCGTGGCTGTTTAGAACATGCAGTATCATTTACAAAATCTAGAAAGGTAGGTGAGAATAGAGTTTCAGATTTTCAAGGAATCCAATGGATCATTGCTAAATTGACTGCAGAATTGGAAGCAGCCAAACTTGCAAGAAACCAAGCTGCTTGGTTACATGATCAAAAAGTTAATCATAATTTGGAAACTTCAATTGCTAAGTATTTAGCAGGAGTAATAGCCGATGAAACGGTGAATAAAGCATTTACATTAACAGGTTCTCATGCTTGTTATCGCAATCGTCCTTACGATCGTTATGTGAGAGAAGTAAAATCACTTTTGGCTGGCGGTGGGAGTTCCGAAGTAATGTTAAACAATGTCGCAAGAGAAATTTTAAGACCATCCTACCACTATTAA